AACTTCATAGGTATAATCATTATAGGTATGAAAGATAATAATTGGCTTTAAAGCTTGCTCATCAATATATACAATACCCGGACTAGAACCGGCCATTCGTAAGGAGTAATTCTTACGTTTACGCTTGTGCTTTGCTGATTTACTCATACATCACAGATATGATTTGGTTTGCGGACCTTGATTAAACAACAGGTCAACAATACTTAAGTTTGGTTTAAAGCCCTCTCTATCATCAAAAACCTGGAAATAAGGCTTAAAATCACTATCATTTATGGTATTTTTAAAATGGATTTTTGCCCTGAAATCCAACGCAGGGTCTATTTCTTTTACGTATTCGGTAGTAAAGCCAATCGTAGGTTCCTTTTTAAGTTGCTTAAATAACCACTGTAATAACTCAAGGTTAAAATCAAACAAGTATTCGAATTTATGATGGTAAAACTTCGAAAACTCATCTTCATAAAATTCGAAGTAAGCTGA
This is a stretch of genomic DNA from Candidatus Pedobacter colombiensis. It encodes these proteins:
- a CDS encoding WbqC family protein, translating into MQSSAIFPLFYLPPVGYFSGLKDFDYNFLIEKEEHFPKQTYRNRTRIYSPNGHLDLIIPVIKGSKVHTKIKDVKISNDFNWQRLHWKSFESCYRNSAYFEFYEDEFSKFYHHKFEYLFDFNLELLQWLFKQLKKEPTIGFTTEYVKEIDPALDFRAKIHFKNTINDSDFKPYFQVFDDREGFKPNLSIVDLLFNQGPQTKSYL